tacaatatgttacaaatttgtgaAATTAATATGcgaaacatacaatatgttatgaattagcAAAGCATATGATATGctatgaattctagctaggtggcaaggtggctaatgttagctagttggctgacattagctaggctaggggttagggttacgtttaggagttaggttaaagggttaaagttagggttagctaaaagggttaaggttaggtttaggggaagggttagctaacatgctaagtagttgcaaagtagctaaaaagtagtacgtagttgaaaagttgctaattagctaaaatgctgaagttatccatgatgagattcaaactcacaacctttgggttgctagactgTCGCATTATACCCTACCCTTTTTGCCTTAAGCAAAAATGTGTTTTAtgtaagtgtaacagtataactttagtccgtcccctcgccccgacccgggcacgaaccagggaccctctgcacatatcaacaacagtcacccacgaagcatcgttacccatcgctccacaaaagccacgtcgcttgcagagcaaggggaaccactacttcaaggtctcagagcaagtgacatcaccgattgaaaggctattaacgcgcaccaccgctaactagctagccatttcacatccgttacataagcATATCAaaagtaacatatcataccaatTTGAGTGACCCGGATTTACATATACTAtattacgtctagtctatgagaccaggctgcaacAATAGGCTAGGCTATATGCTTAACTAGGCTATATAAAGCTACTACTAGGCCAATATTGCAATGATATCCTGATTTAAGACTGTTTGAAAACAAAAGCTTCAGTCGCGTGGCGTGGCTTTACATTGCTACAGTGTCTGCGGCTCGGTAGTACAACACAAAGCGTGGGAGCACACTGGGGTCGCATCCGCACGCAGCTGACAGCTGTTCCCCTGCTGGCCTTTGTGCTCTTGTTCTACGGTTATGGTGGAGCTTGCTGTTACATTTCTGACTAGCTAGATGGACACTTGCACATGGAAACATTTGAGCATTTATAAGAGCTCAGGCAAAACGTATCAATGGCTGTGTGGGGTCTTTCTGTAGTAACGTTGTAACACTGTCTGAAATATTGAAAACGAATACATACATGTTATTTGCATTGCATATTGAAATCTAGCTCAAATGTCTGCGCATGTTGTTGCTCAAATCAGATTGGCTTAATTTTTGTGATTTTTTTGGTAAGTTTTAGTTTCATTTCATGATCATTCAACTTGATTACTGGCATCTGTTATCTCGCAGCTCAaacattttattgtgtttttattttcatCAATAACTGTTCATTTCTATTCTTTCCTAAATTATCTGACGGGCTAGCAGTGGCAACGGATCCTGTTAATATGATCCTTGGGACGTCACTACCACTCCCATTGCAGTCAACATTGTAAATAGTTACGGTAGGTTAATAGTTAAGGTTAGGTAAGGTTAaagtaggggttaaggttagggtagggacgtcccaatgaTCTTGGATAGCACTGACCCAGTGGGAACGGCCATCCAACAAACAACCCCCTTCAAAGCGTTTAGGCTTTTGGCGCCGTCTATTTTAAATCCCCACTCCGGCCAATCACATGAGTTTGCCATTGAGCCGCCACAGACAACCGTGATAGTCTCAAAATATAGACCTTCAGCCAATCCAAACACCGTTCATGCCCTGGGTCCCAGATTCAAATTTAAATGCGTAATTTCAGCCAACCGTATATGACAAGCGGGAGGAGCTctaaaaaacatttaatcaagtTTGTGCGAACTGTCTCTCACCCACAAAACAGTGCGAAGGACTTTACATTGGCACTCATTGTATTTGTGTGGCTGGATAATAGGTGAGTAAGGGAACTTCTACGCCTATCAAATCTTTCGTGATTTTCTACATGTAAAGTTTGTTTTTGGAATGCTTTTTAACTTAAGGCAAAACCTCTCAAATGCTTACTGAAGAATATATGTGGTAAACTATTTTATTCAACTAAGCCAGCGAAGTTGGGAAGCGCGCGCTGTGATGCAGTtgctatttagctagctaacttgatGCCATAAcacatttttaaagaatatattGTTCTCGTCGTAGCCAAGAATGTTCAGTATGATAAGGagcattttaaaatgttttccgTCCAGAAAATACTTTTTGGGTACATAATTCAGACATAACATGCTAACATCGTGCTAGGTAGTCGGTAGCGATGTTGCACGATGCATTCCATACTTGCTGCCATTGAGCTAGCCCAGCTAGCGTCGTTACTAAACTAACTTTGATCAGCCTTGCAGAAATGGTTTAGGTAACCTTTCGGTGTTTATTTATGACTAACGGGTATCATTCTGATGACCAATTATCAACGAATAAATGGTTTGATCCTACTTATTGCATTTGTTGGGAGACTTGGTTTAGGCGGGAAACAAAATGGAGGGACGCTTATTGTCCTAGCCGTATAGCCACAATGAAGCAGGAACTCAATCGGATTAGCGCGGTTTCGCGTCCTTGGGCTGTCCGTGGAGTGGTTTGTGGCTCGTTTACTCGGTGGTACCATCCGAATACATACCTTTTAAcgttatttatatattttgagATTTTATTAAATTTTTGCTTAATATATGTTTTTCCTTTTTCAGAATATAGCAGCCATGCCGGGTAAAGATCCTAATAAGCCGAAGGGAAAGACTTCTTCCTATGCGTTCTTTGTTGCGACGTGCCGGGAAGAACACAAGAAAAAACACCCAGGAACTTCAGTGAACTTTTCCGAGTTCTCAAAGAAATgctcagagagatggagggtaagTTCTGACTGAGCAGCCGCCatataaaagttttttttttccgGGGGGCGGGGCAAAGCATGCCTACGAAACCGTTAGCAAATCAATGTATCAAATGGTGGGGATTTGGCGCAACATGGATGCTTCGATGAGGTGTGACTAATGCCGTTTTTCTCTTTTCCAGACCATGTCTGCAAAAGAGAAGGTGAAGTTTGAGGACATGGCCAAGGGTGACAAAGTCCGTTATGACAAGGACATGAAGGGTTATGTGCCCCCCAAGGGATCTAAGGCAGCAGGAAAGAGAAAGAAGGACCCCAATGCCCCCAAGAGGCCACCGTAAGTACTCCACTTATACGACTGTATTGATTGATAGTGTTCTGTTCAGATTTTGGAACTAAATGTGTTCTCAACATTCTATCCCCaatagttctgcattttttgtgTTCTGTGCTGAACACCGTGGAAGAATCAAGGCTGATAACCCAGGCATGGGCATTGGAGACATCGCCAAGCAGCTGGGTCTGCTGTGGGGTAAGCAGACTCCCAAAGACAAGCAGCCACACGAAGCAAAGGCCGCCAAGCTGAAGGAGAAGTATGAGAAGGTAAGGTCCACTCCAGAACCACTTCAACTATCACTTATGACTGACTAGAACCGTTGTAGGAGACTCGTCACGAATCAAGTCCATTTTTGATAACTGAATTGTTTGTTGTAGGATGTTGCTGCCTACAAGGCTAAGGGAGGCGCAGGTGCAACTGCTAAGAGTGGCCCTGGCAGGCCAGCTGTTGGCAAGAAGGCAGCGCCCAtggatgatgacgatgatgatgatgaagaggaggaggatgacgaggaagaggaggatgacgaGGATGACGACTAAACTGCCTGGAAACTTGAGCTGGAGTATTTGCAAAACAATGTGAACCTTACAATGTAACATTTATAGCATTTTGGATTTTTCAGAACATGTACAGTGATGTGCAATGGCTGCAATAATGCATACAGGGGTCATATTGTGCTGTCTTGTAAATTAACAGCTCTTATTCTCGAAGCACTGCTTGTTTTGTCTTTGGATGGTGGCATGTTCTTTTCCGCCCTATATTGATATCGTTTCCACTGCCGTTTTTAAGAAATGCAAGGGAAAATGTGTAGATGTTTGCGACCCATTTTTAATGTGGAGTTTCAGTGTAGAATTTCTTTTTATAATAAAAATTTGTTTTGTATATTATGATTAACCTCCTTGCCTTGTTGATGACAAGTTAGATTAGGGATGTGATTAGACAACTAGTcatattcagattttttttttctctttctccacaCCCCACTAACTGGTCTTTCAGATCTGATCATTTAAAAGCCCACTTGGTAGAAAAATATCTGAATTGGCTGTGTAAAAGCGGCCAAATGTACTCCATGTTGGTTAGCTACTAGTTTCAAGGTAGTGACCTACTAAATTGCACT
This genomic window from Salvelinus namaycush isolate Seneca chromosome 8, SaNama_1.0, whole genome shotgun sequence contains:
- the LOC120053038 gene encoding high mobility group protein B2-like, whose protein sequence is MPGKDPNKPKGKTSSYAFFVATCREEHKKKHPGTSVNFSEFSKKCSERWRTMSAKEKVKFEDMAKGDKVRYDKDMKGYVPPKGSKAAGKRKKDPNAPKRPPSAFFVFCAEHRGRIKADNPGMGIGDIAKQLGLLWGKQTPKDKQPHEAKAAKLKEKYEKDVAAYKAKGGAGATAKSGPGRPAVGKKAAPMDDDDDDDEEEEDDEEEEDDEDDD